In the genome of Streptomyces sp. NBC_00190, one region contains:
- a CDS encoding C40 family peptidase, with product MSHRLLRAVCIAAVLLTAGPLPAVRAEPLPGENVGVLLTRLQGLYQKTEEAAEAYNATDAALTSRQEEERRLTAESGKARSALGSEKALLGRLAREQYQGSRGLSPYARMLLAGNPQAALDQRRLVAREGARQAAVLKRLTRGERAADALAAQARKALDSQRALAAQRRQRKDEVAVQLKEVERVLASLTAEQLAQLGAREARDTATAQRELVASGRLPTRSGTPTAAGGAALTYAAAQIGKPYVWGAEGPASFDCSGLTSQAWAHAGRAIPRTSQEQWARLPKVPLDQLRPGDLVVYFPKATHVGLYVGDGKVIQAPRPGAKVKVSPIAANPLLGAVRPDPDGTPLAEFTPPSLPEGATAGDDTGYSEEEAPTEAAAEAVDEATSAR from the coding sequence TTGTCCCATCGGCTGCTTCGTGCCGTCTGTATCGCCGCGGTGCTCCTCACGGCCGGGCCCCTGCCCGCCGTCCGTGCCGAACCGCTGCCCGGTGAGAACGTCGGGGTGCTCCTCACCCGTCTGCAGGGGCTCTACCAGAAGACCGAGGAGGCCGCCGAGGCGTACAACGCCACCGACGCCGCCCTCACCTCACGCCAGGAGGAGGAGCGGCGGCTCACTGCCGAGTCCGGCAAGGCCCGCAGCGCCCTCGGTTCCGAGAAGGCCCTGCTCGGGCGGCTCGCCCGGGAGCAGTACCAAGGCAGCCGCGGCCTCTCCCCGTACGCCCGGATGCTGTTGGCCGGGAACCCGCAGGCCGCCTTGGACCAGCGCCGCCTCGTCGCCCGCGAGGGCGCGCGGCAGGCCGCCGTACTGAAGCGGCTCACGCGCGGCGAGCGGGCGGCCGACGCCCTCGCCGCCCAGGCGCGCAAGGCGCTGGACTCCCAGCGGGCGCTGGCCGCGCAGCGCAGGCAGCGGAAGGACGAGGTCGCGGTGCAGCTCAAGGAGGTCGAGCGGGTGCTCGCCTCCCTGACCGCCGAGCAGCTCGCACAGCTCGGCGCACGGGAGGCCCGTGACACCGCCACCGCGCAGCGGGAGCTGGTGGCCTCCGGCCGGCTCCCCACCCGCTCCGGTACCCCCACGGCCGCCGGCGGCGCGGCCCTCACCTACGCGGCCGCGCAGATCGGTAAACCGTACGTGTGGGGCGCCGAGGGTCCGGCGTCCTTCGACTGCTCCGGGCTGACCTCGCAGGCCTGGGCGCACGCGGGCCGCGCCATCCCCCGTACCAGCCAGGAGCAGTGGGCCCGGCTGCCGAAGGTGCCGCTGGACCAGCTGCGGCCCGGGGATCTGGTCGTGTACTTCCCCAAGGCCACCCACGTGGGCTTGTACGTGGGCGACGGGAAGGTCATCCAGGCGCCGCGGCCGGGCGCGAAGGTCAAGGTCTCGCCGATCGCCGCCAACCCACTGCTCGGGGCCGTACGGCCCGACCCCGACGGGACGCCGCTCGCGGAATTCACCCCGCCGTCGCTCCCCGAGGGCGCGACGGCGGGGGACGACACCGGTTATTCGGAAGAGGAGGCGCCGACGGAGGCCGCGGCGGAGGCGGTGGACGAAGCGACCTCCGCCAGGTAG
- a CDS encoding GTP-binding protein: protein MADVSGVADDEAVQPWQYDRSRAPVAVKVLVAGGFGVGKTTFVSSLSEITPLRTEAVMTQASVPTDDLSATPDKNTTTVAMDFGRVTLDDDLVLYVYGTPGQERFWFMWDDLVRGAIGGIVLADTRRLRDCFPALDYFESCGLPYAVAVNHFEGTESYEPEDVREALTIPPDVPVVIMDARSRRTVVESLLTLVDHALAGTPEERT, encoded by the coding sequence GTGGCGGACGTGTCGGGCGTGGCGGACGACGAGGCCGTCCAGCCCTGGCAGTACGACCGTTCCCGTGCGCCCGTCGCCGTCAAGGTGCTCGTCGCGGGCGGCTTCGGCGTCGGCAAGACCACCTTCGTCTCCTCCCTCTCCGAGATCACCCCGCTGCGCACCGAGGCGGTGATGACCCAGGCCAGCGTCCCGACCGACGACCTGTCCGCGACCCCGGACAAGAACACCACCACCGTCGCGATGGACTTCGGCCGCGTCACCCTCGACGACGACCTCGTCCTCTACGTGTACGGGACCCCGGGCCAGGAGCGGTTCTGGTTCATGTGGGACGACCTGGTGCGCGGGGCCATCGGCGGCATCGTGCTGGCCGACACCCGCCGGCTGCGCGACTGCTTCCCCGCGCTCGACTACTTCGAGAGCTGCGGGCTGCCCTACGCCGTCGCCGTCAACCACTTCGAGGGCACCGAGTCGTACGAGCCCGAGGACGTGCGCGAGGCGCTCACCATCCCGCCGGACGTGCCCGTCGTGATCATGGACGCGCGGAGCCGCCGCACGGTCGTCGAATCCCTGCTGACCCTGGTGGACCACGCCCTCGCCGGCACTCCCGAAGAGAGAACGTGA
- a CDS encoding DUF742 domain-containing protein translates to MRSQASDRLPIRGADRRPARVRPYSLTGGRTRFTEVLLVETFVAALDTKVSEPQKPDRVPELPAIVEVCRRMRTIAEIAALLKLPLGVVRVLVSDLADQGRIRVYGTGHGTGRPERALLERVLSGLRRL, encoded by the coding sequence GTGAGGAGCCAGGCCTCCGACCGGCTGCCGATACGCGGCGCCGATCGCCGACCCGCCCGCGTACGCCCGTACTCCCTCACGGGAGGACGTACCCGGTTCACAGAGGTCCTGCTGGTGGAGACCTTCGTCGCCGCCCTGGACACCAAGGTGTCCGAGCCGCAGAAGCCCGACCGCGTGCCCGAGCTGCCCGCCATCGTCGAGGTGTGCCGCCGCATGCGCACGATCGCCGAGATCGCCGCGCTGCTGAAGCTGCCGCTCGGTGTGGTCCGCGTCCTGGTCAGCGACCTCGCCGACCAGGGCAGGATCCGCGTCTACGGGACGGGCCACGGCACGGGCCGGCCCGAACGCGCGCTGCTCGAAAGGGTGCTCAGTGGTCTTCGCCGTCTCTGA
- a CDS encoding sensor histidine kinase: MQKKRSRKNGTATDGPAPAGRRVRVRRRLVVGVAVAGLTVLAAGSPAVVSATRELNDSQRLVTLAEQTRQTLTLAHLLGDERDAVVEYAAKGRPGGAKGPVQERAARTDRQLAEVQADADEPTALALARVQAVRAEAVDGKGSALAAHQAYAGVIAELLAPGDRLAELTPPRAVAALATTRPMAPLGQAVDQASATRGLLLAALAVPRGEQLPNSAVADELSTAAQRSRVREQAALDDFARAARPDVRQTLAATVTGPEVKAADDHLKRLTERPTLSAADRKADGAAVGSALTARIDRMRSVESTLAGQRASALAALRDDDVTRLETIIAVMGLLFLIAVGVSTAVARSLTRPLSVLRRGAERLATPEGSVEPVRFTGRNDEFAEVVRHLNAVRDQTVSLHTRIAGLDADRRRIIGRNEALASGREVLEEELTALRAGLEEHRRIMSTTSVSLSLRTLGLVERQLAVIEELESKEQDPDRLATLFKLDHLATVMRRHNENLLVLAGQEHGHGQGLPVPLVDVMRAAVSEIERYERVDLAALPSHTQVAGHAADDISHVLAELLENATTFSPPDAKVKVSGWLLDSGDVVLSVVDAGIGVTEDRLEALNSRLATPEAYDEEPEAEHGLGLGLYVAGRLAARHGVTAELRAPRDGGTEALVVVPAALLPATPPASPVHTLATQGGPALHLPGVIAEANENTLHSRLRGEAASAAGEPEPGLEPEPESELDPEPEPGPDGAGLPDEAPAAEAEPVAAAVAAEPESAPEADAAAPVDGPLPPAEQIFTVPAPAADPEPNPAAEVPAGPGPEERLLARVVPDADAAASGAADPEPGIPAAAHDAGQGADVRESDPEPDPHSHATAAEEDWLPRQGSHPADPAEAEPVTDKGLPKRTPRSVPVPRVSDDGPSEPPRRVDADELRRRLGGFYQGAQDGRRVAAAEIARDTGREHTQDPEQEQEQEQGHTDQGDTAQEART; this comes from the coding sequence AGACCCTCACCCTCGCCCACCTCCTCGGGGACGAGCGCGACGCCGTCGTCGAGTACGCCGCCAAGGGCCGCCCCGGCGGGGCCAAGGGCCCCGTCCAGGAACGCGCCGCCCGCACCGACCGGCAGCTCGCCGAGGTCCAGGCCGACGCCGACGAGCCGACCGCCCTGGCCCTCGCCCGCGTCCAGGCCGTCCGCGCCGAGGCCGTCGACGGCAAGGGCAGCGCCCTCGCCGCCCACCAGGCCTACGCCGGAGTCATCGCGGAACTCCTCGCCCCCGGCGACCGGCTCGCCGAACTGACCCCGCCGCGCGCCGTGGCCGCCCTCGCCACCACCCGCCCGATGGCCCCGCTGGGCCAGGCGGTCGACCAGGCCTCGGCCACCCGTGGACTGCTGCTCGCCGCACTGGCCGTCCCCCGCGGCGAGCAGCTCCCCAACTCCGCCGTGGCCGACGAACTCAGCACCGCCGCCCAGCGCTCGCGCGTACGGGAACAGGCCGCGCTGGACGACTTCGCGCGGGCCGCGCGGCCCGACGTACGCCAGACCCTCGCCGCCACCGTCACCGGACCCGAGGTCAAGGCGGCCGACGACCACCTCAAGCGGCTGACCGAGCGGCCCACGCTCTCGGCCGCCGACCGCAAGGCCGACGGGGCCGCCGTCGGCTCCGCGCTCACCGCCCGCATAGACCGCATGCGGTCCGTCGAATCCACCCTCGCGGGACAGCGGGCCTCCGCGCTCGCCGCCCTGCGCGACGACGACGTGACCCGGCTCGAGACCATCATCGCGGTGATGGGCCTGCTGTTCCTGATCGCCGTGGGCGTCTCGACCGCCGTGGCCCGCTCGCTGACCCGGCCGCTGTCCGTCCTGCGCCGTGGCGCGGAGCGGCTGGCGACGCCGGAGGGCTCCGTGGAGCCGGTCCGGTTCACGGGCCGCAACGACGAGTTCGCCGAGGTCGTACGCCACCTGAACGCGGTCCGGGACCAGACCGTCTCCCTGCACACCCGCATCGCGGGGCTCGACGCAGACCGGCGCCGCATCATCGGCCGCAACGAGGCGCTCGCCTCGGGCCGCGAGGTGCTGGAGGAGGAGCTGACGGCGCTGCGCGCAGGGCTCGAAGAGCACCGCCGCATCATGTCGACGACCTCCGTCTCGCTGTCGCTGCGGACCCTGGGCCTGGTGGAGCGCCAGCTCGCGGTCATCGAGGAACTGGAGTCCAAGGAACAGGACCCGGACCGGCTGGCGACCCTCTTCAAGCTCGACCACCTGGCCACCGTGATGCGCCGCCACAACGAGAACCTGCTGGTCCTCGCCGGTCAGGAGCACGGCCACGGCCAGGGACTGCCGGTACCGCTGGTCGACGTCATGCGGGCCGCCGTCAGCGAGATCGAGCGCTACGAGCGCGTCGACCTCGCCGCGCTGCCCTCGCACACCCAGGTCGCCGGGCACGCGGCCGACGACATTTCGCACGTCCTGGCCGAGCTGCTGGAGAACGCGACGACCTTCTCGCCGCCGGACGCCAAGGTGAAGGTGTCCGGGTGGCTGCTGGACTCCGGTGACGTGGTGCTGTCCGTCGTCGACGCGGGCATCGGGGTCACCGAGGACCGGCTGGAAGCACTGAACTCCCGGCTGGCCACGCCCGAGGCCTACGACGAGGAGCCGGAGGCGGAACACGGCCTGGGCCTCGGCCTGTACGTGGCCGGACGCCTCGCGGCGCGCCACGGGGTCACCGCGGAGCTGCGCGCCCCGCGGGACGGCGGCACCGAGGCCCTGGTGGTCGTCCCGGCCGCGCTGCTGCCCGCGACCCCGCCGGCCTCCCCGGTGCACACCCTGGCCACGCAGGGCGGGCCCGCGCTGCACCTGCCCGGCGTGATCGCCGAGGCGAACGAGAACACGCTTCACAGCCGCCTGCGCGGCGAGGCGGCGTCCGCTGCCGGAGAGCCGGAGCCCGGCCTGGAGCCGGAGCCGGAATCGGAGCTCGACCCGGAGCCGGAGCCCGGGCCGGACGGGGCCGGTCTGCCGGACGAGGCCCCGGCCGCCGAGGCGGAGCCCGTCGCCGCTGCTGTCGCCGCCGAGCCGGAGTCCGCGCCCGAGGCCGACGCCGCCGCTCCGGTGGACGGCCCGCTGCCGCCCGCCGAGCAGATCTTCACCGTCCCGGCCCCGGCGGCGGACCCGGAGCCGAACCCGGCCGCGGAGGTCCCGGCCGGGCCCGGTCCCGAGGAGCGGCTGCTCGCGCGGGTCGTCCCCGACGCGGACGCGGCCGCCTCCGGGGCGGCGGACCCCGAGCCGGGGATCCCGGCCGCGGCGCACGATGCCGGGCAGGGTGCCGACGTACGGGAATCCGACCCCGAGCCGGATCCGCACAGCCATGCCACCGCCGCCGAGGAGGACTGGCTCCCCCGCCAGGGCAGCCACCCCGCCGACCCCGCCGAGGCGGAGCCCGTCACCGACAAGGGCCTGCCGAAGCGGACCCCGCGGTCCGTCCCCGTCCCTCGCGTCAGTGACGACGGACCGTCCGAGCCGCCGCGCCGGGTCGACGCCGACGAACTGCGCCGCCGCCTCGGCGGGTTCTACCAGGGCGCCCAGGACGGGCGCCGCGTGGCCGCGGCCGAGATCGCGCGGGACACGGGGCGCGAGCACACGCAGGACCCGGAACAGGAACAGGAACAGGAACAGGGCCACACCGACCAGGGGGACACCGCACAGGAGGCACGCACATGA
- a CDS encoding penicillin-binding transpeptidase domain-containing protein — MIRYIRWCAYFCALLLVALLVNIGRVQVWEAAAYGANPANKRPAIERYAQPRGNILVDGRPVTGSRDSGQLLRYERTYANGPLYAPVTGFSSQTYGTSFVERAEDAILSGTDPGLSAFPLWYDLARGRPAGGNAATTIRAGVQRAAYAGLAGKRGAVAAVEPATGKILALVSSPSYDPSVLSGTGARVKQAWARLNADPARPMLNRALRETYPPGSTFKIVTAAAALDAGVVADADAPTQTPDPYPLPGTSTLLPNAATGCQDASMAEAVQWSCNTVMAKIGVRVGLRRMVAAAERFGFNGGGLRVPSWVSRSNFDTDMSQDQLALSSIGQFNTRATPLQMAMVAAAVAGGGELKSPYLVERTTQDDGSPVRRGDQRSLGRAMNPATALRLQGLMVKVVENGTGKNAAIPGAVVGGKTGTAQHGVGNAGTPYAWFISWAKADGAPMPGVAVAVVVEDAAADRGDISGNLAAAPIARAVMEAALSAR, encoded by the coding sequence GTGATCCGCTACATCCGCTGGTGCGCGTACTTCTGCGCCCTCCTGCTCGTCGCCCTGCTGGTCAACATCGGGCGCGTGCAGGTCTGGGAGGCCGCCGCCTACGGGGCGAATCCGGCCAACAAGCGCCCCGCCATCGAGCGCTACGCGCAGCCGCGCGGGAACATCCTGGTCGACGGGCGTCCCGTCACCGGCTCCCGCGACAGCGGCCAACTGCTGCGCTACGAGCGGACGTACGCGAACGGCCCGCTGTACGCGCCCGTCACCGGCTTCTCCTCGCAGACGTACGGGACCAGCTTCGTCGAGCGCGCCGAGGACGCGATCCTCTCGGGCACCGACCCCGGGCTCTCCGCCTTCCCGCTCTGGTACGACCTCGCCCGCGGCCGCCCGGCCGGCGGGAACGCGGCCACCACCATCCGGGCGGGCGTGCAGCGGGCCGCGTACGCCGGGCTCGCGGGCAAGCGCGGCGCGGTGGCCGCCGTGGAGCCGGCCACCGGGAAGATCCTCGCGCTGGTCAGCAGCCCTTCGTACGATCCGTCCGTGCTCTCCGGTACGGGTGCGCGGGTCAAGCAGGCCTGGGCCCGGCTGAACGCGGACCCGGCCCGGCCGATGCTCAACCGGGCGCTGCGCGAGACCTACCCGCCCGGCTCCACCTTCAAGATCGTGACGGCGGCGGCCGCCCTCGACGCGGGCGTGGTCGCCGATGCGGACGCGCCGACGCAGACCCCGGACCCGTACCCGCTGCCCGGTACCAGCACCCTGCTGCCGAACGCGGCCACGGGCTGCCAGGACGCCTCGATGGCGGAGGCGGTGCAGTGGTCCTGCAACACGGTGATGGCGAAGATCGGGGTGCGGGTCGGGCTGCGCCGGATGGTGGCGGCGGCGGAGCGGTTCGGGTTCAACGGCGGCGGGCTGCGGGTGCCTTCGTGGGTGTCCCGGTCGAACTTCGACACCGACATGAGCCAGGACCAGCTGGCCCTGTCCTCGATCGGGCAGTTCAACACGAGGGCGACGCCGCTGCAGATGGCGATGGTGGCGGCGGCGGTCGCGGGGGGCGGGGAGCTGAAGTCCCCGTACCTGGTGGAGCGGACGACGCAGGACGACGGGTCGCCGGTGCGGCGCGGCGACCAGCGCAGCCTGGGCCGGGCCATGAATCCGGCCACCGCGCTGCGGCTGCAGGGGCTGATGGTGAAGGTGGTGGAGAACGGGACGGGGAAGAACGCGGCGATCCCGGGCGCGGTGGTCGGCGGCAAGACCGGCACCGCGCAGCACGGCGTGGGCAACGCGGGGACCCCCTACGCGTGGTTCATCTCCTGGGCCAAGGCAGACGGGGCGCCGATGCCGGGGGTCGCGGTGGCGGTGGTGGTCGAGGACGCGGCGGCGGACCGCGGAGACATCAGCGGGAACCTGGCCGCCGCGCCGATCGCGCGGGCGGTGATGGAGGCGGCGCTGTCCGCACGGTGA
- a CDS encoding styrene monooxygenase/indole monooxygenase family protein, which yields MRRILVVGAGQSGLQLALGLQSKGYEVTLMSNRTADEIRTGRVMSTQVMFDTALQHERDLQLNFWEQQAPKIEGLGVSVAAPDSGRAIDWLGHLKGYAQSVDQRVKMAGWLDTFVQRGGQLVIHGASVADLDYFSRTYDLVLVAAGKGELVSMFGRDAARSPYDAPQRALAVSYVHGLGPRPEHPQTEAVRCNLVPGVGELFVMPTLTTSGRADILFWEGIPGGPLDAFKGVTDPAAHLALTLELMEKFTPWEHARATEVELTDAGATLAGRYAPVVRGPIGRLPGGGLVLGVADVVVANDPITGQGSNSAAKCAASYLSSILMHGENPFDEAWMKATFDKYWFTTGKPVTQWTNAMLGVPPEHVLNLIGAAGELQPVANRFANGFDNPADFDTYFFDPEDTADYLAEVASSTASAAASVGASSSE from the coding sequence ATGCGCAGGATACTTGTCGTCGGAGCCGGCCAGTCCGGTCTCCAGCTCGCCCTCGGACTCCAGTCGAAGGGGTACGAGGTCACCCTCATGTCCAACCGGACGGCGGACGAGATCCGCACCGGGCGGGTCATGTCCACGCAGGTCATGTTCGACACGGCCCTGCAGCACGAGCGCGACCTCCAGCTCAACTTCTGGGAGCAGCAGGCCCCGAAGATCGAGGGCCTCGGCGTCTCCGTCGCCGCCCCCGACTCCGGCCGCGCCATCGACTGGCTGGGCCACCTCAAGGGGTACGCGCAGTCCGTCGACCAGCGCGTGAAGATGGCCGGCTGGCTCGACACCTTCGTGCAGCGCGGCGGCCAGCTGGTCATCCACGGCGCGTCCGTCGCCGACCTCGACTACTTCTCCCGCACGTACGACCTGGTGCTGGTGGCCGCCGGCAAGGGCGAGCTGGTGTCGATGTTCGGCCGGGACGCGGCCCGCTCCCCGTACGACGCCCCGCAGCGCGCCCTCGCCGTCAGCTACGTGCACGGGCTCGGCCCGCGGCCGGAGCACCCGCAGACCGAGGCCGTCCGGTGCAACCTGGTCCCGGGCGTCGGCGAGCTGTTCGTCATGCCGACCCTCACCACCTCGGGGCGGGCGGACATCCTGTTCTGGGAAGGCATCCCGGGCGGTCCGCTGGACGCCTTCAAGGGCGTCACGGACCCGGCGGCGCACCTGGCGCTCACGCTGGAACTGATGGAGAAGTTCACGCCGTGGGAGCACGCGCGTGCCACGGAGGTGGAGCTGACGGACGCGGGCGCCACGCTCGCCGGCCGCTACGCGCCGGTGGTCCGCGGGCCCATCGGGCGCCTGCCGGGCGGCGGGCTGGTGCTGGGCGTCGCGGACGTGGTCGTCGCCAACGACCCGATCACCGGCCAGGGCTCGAACTCCGCCGCCAAGTGCGCGGCCTCGTACCTCTCGTCGATCCTGATGCACGGGGAGAACCCGTTCGACGAGGCGTGGATGAAGGCGACCTTCGACAAGTACTGGTTCACCACGGGCAAGCCGGTGACCCAGTGGACGAACGCGATGCTCGGCGTCCCGCCGGAGCACGTGCTGAACCTGATCGGCGCGGCCGGGGAGCTCCAGCCGGTGGCGAATCGATTCGCCAATGGCTTCGACAACCCGGCCGACTTCGACACGTACTTCTTCGACCCCGAGGACACGGCGGACTACCTGGCGGAGGTCGCTTCGTCCACCGCCTCCGCCGCGGCCTCCGTCGGCGCCTCCTCTTCCGAATAA
- a CDS encoding FtsW/RodA/SpoVE family cell cycle protein produces the protein MTALTAEVAEPAPPPPPDARAPKRRGVELTLLAGAVLISVLGHLYVGLATTGHIPRPAAHYASGLAAAALLAHVAVRLRAPYADPLVLPIAVLLNGLGLVLIQRLDATTPAHLTADDQLLWSALGMGLFVLVVAALRDHRTLQRYAYLSVTAALGLMLVPVFFPAVNGAHIWIRFAGLSFQPGEFAKILLAVFFASYLAANRTALALTGRRLFWKLRLLPGRVLGPILTIWLLSVGVLVLERDLGTSLLFFGLFVIMLFTATGRIGWIAIGLLLAALGAYAVGTFEPHVNSRVDDWLNPFASIERGEGPGQLAQSLFAFAAGGLLGAGLGHGQSFLIGFAAKSDFILATAGEELGLVGLAAILLLYGLLVARGFRAGLALRDPFGRLLATGLASIVALQVFVIAGGVTGLIPLTGMAMPFLAQGGSSVVTNWIIVALLVRLSDSARRPRPAQRAAGPDSARPEAAA, from the coding sequence ATGACCGCTCTGACGGCAGAGGTGGCGGAGCCCGCCCCGCCCCCGCCCCCCGACGCCCGCGCCCCCAAGCGCCGCGGCGTCGAGCTGACGCTCCTCGCCGGCGCCGTCCTGATCTCCGTCCTCGGCCACCTCTACGTCGGCCTCGCCACCACCGGCCACATCCCGCGCCCCGCCGCGCACTACGCCAGCGGCCTCGCCGCGGCCGCCCTGCTCGCGCACGTCGCCGTACGCCTGCGCGCCCCGTACGCCGACCCCCTCGTGCTGCCGATCGCCGTACTGCTCAACGGACTCGGCCTCGTCCTGATCCAGCGCCTCGACGCGACCACCCCCGCCCACCTCACCGCCGACGACCAACTCCTCTGGTCAGCCCTCGGGATGGGGCTCTTCGTACTCGTCGTCGCGGCGCTGCGCGACCACCGCACGCTCCAGCGGTACGCGTACCTCTCCGTCACCGCCGCCCTCGGGCTGATGCTCGTCCCCGTCTTCTTCCCGGCGGTCAACGGCGCCCACATCTGGATCCGTTTCGCCGGACTCTCCTTCCAGCCGGGGGAGTTCGCCAAGATCCTGCTCGCCGTCTTCTTCGCCTCCTACCTCGCCGCGAACCGCACCGCCCTCGCCCTCACCGGCCGCCGCCTCTTCTGGAAGCTGCGCCTGCTCCCCGGCCGCGTCCTCGGCCCGATCCTCACGATCTGGCTGCTCAGCGTCGGCGTGCTGGTCCTGGAGCGCGACCTCGGGACCTCGCTGCTGTTCTTCGGACTGTTCGTGATCATGCTGTTCACCGCCACCGGCCGGATCGGCTGGATCGCGATCGGGCTGCTGCTCGCCGCCCTCGGCGCGTACGCCGTCGGGACCTTCGAACCGCACGTGAACAGTCGCGTGGACGACTGGCTGAACCCCTTCGCTTCCATCGAGCGCGGCGAGGGCCCCGGCCAGCTCGCCCAGTCCCTCTTCGCCTTCGCCGCCGGCGGCCTGCTCGGCGCCGGGCTCGGCCACGGCCAGTCCTTCCTCATCGGCTTCGCCGCCAAGTCCGACTTCATCCTCGCCACCGCCGGCGAGGAGCTCGGCCTCGTCGGCCTCGCCGCGATCCTGCTCCTCTACGGGCTCCTCGTCGCCCGCGGCTTCCGGGCCGGGCTCGCGCTGCGCGACCCCTTCGGCCGGCTGCTCGCCACCGGTCTCGCCTCGATCGTCGCGCTCCAGGTGTTCGTCATCGCGGGCGGAGTCACCGGCCTCATCCCGCTGACCGGCATGGCCATGCCCTTCCTCGCCCAGGGCGGCTCCTCCGTCGTCACCAACTGGATCATCGTCGCCCTCCTCGTCCGGCTCAGCGACAGCGCGCGCAGACCGCGCCCCGCGCAGCGGGCCGCGGGCCCGGACAGCGCCCGCCCGGAGGCCGCCGCGTGA
- a CDS encoding roadblock/LC7 domain-containing protein, whose product MTAPSTYGLSTQARNLQWLLTDLVKEVPGVTSVAVVSSDGLLLLSSDPVTDGAATAPQARSKGPRGASADLATIISGLGSLTTGAAALMDGGSVKQTMVAMEHGSVFVMAISDGSLLGVHAAPDCDMSVVAYHMALFVGRAGHVLTPEVRSELRQSMEKTP is encoded by the coding sequence ATGACCGCGCCCAGTACGTACGGACTGAGCACCCAGGCCCGCAACCTGCAATGGCTGCTGACCGACCTGGTCAAGGAGGTACCCGGCGTCACCTCCGTCGCCGTCGTCTCCTCGGACGGGCTCCTGCTCCTGTCCTCGGACCCCGTGACGGACGGCGCCGCCACCGCCCCGCAGGCCAGGAGCAAGGGGCCGCGGGGCGCCTCCGCCGACCTGGCCACCATCATCTCCGGCCTGGGCAGCCTCACCACCGGTGCGGCCGCCCTGATGGACGGCGGCTCCGTCAAACAGACCATGGTGGCGATGGAGCACGGCTCCGTCTTCGTCATGGCCATCAGCGACGGCTCGCTGCTGGGCGTGCACGCCGCCCCCGACTGCGACATGAGCGTCGTCGCCTACCACATGGCCTTGTTCGTGGGCCGCGCCGGCCACGTCCTGACCCCCGAAGTCCGCAGTGAGCTGCGCCAGTCGATGGAGAAGACCCCGTGA
- a CDS encoding SHOCT domain-containing protein — MRSADRPPGRPLLRGLLARAVGATEGTVRADEPRHGVRWTPAGAVEPVEAEPEPEAWEAERAEPEWEPEAGSPVGMPPGGATPPAGLVAELRQLADLAREGLLTPEEFATAKSRLLRG, encoded by the coding sequence GTGCGGTCCGCGGACCGCCCGCCGGGCCGCCCGCTGCTACGGGGCCTGCTGGCGCGCGCGGTGGGCGCGACGGAGGGCACGGTGAGGGCGGACGAGCCACGGCACGGGGTGCGCTGGACACCGGCGGGGGCGGTGGAGCCGGTGGAGGCGGAGCCGGAACCGGAGGCGTGGGAGGCGGAGCGGGCGGAGCCGGAGTGGGAGCCGGAGGCCGGCTCCCCGGTGGGTATGCCTCCGGGTGGAGCCACTCCCCCGGCGGGCCTGGTGGCGGAGCTACGGCAACTGGCCGACCTGGCCCGGGAAGGCCTGCTGACCCCGGAGGAGTTCGCGACGGCCAAGAGCCGTCTCCTGCGCGGCTGA
- a CDS encoding DUF6325 family protein, whose translation MGPVEFIVLAFPEEQLRVPAVEAVMGLRKTGVVRLIDGLVVTRTAAGEVLAAEFDEFVELRGLLTGRDVARLIGPEDVQESAGLLERGSCALLLVVEHVWAEDAAIAVRAAGGRIVGSVRIPVDRIPADPRMGVA comes from the coding sequence ATGGGACCTGTGGAATTCATCGTGCTCGCCTTCCCGGAGGAGCAGCTTCGGGTGCCGGCGGTCGAGGCCGTGATGGGCCTGCGCAAGACCGGGGTGGTCCGGCTGATCGACGGGCTCGTGGTCACGAGGACGGCGGCGGGGGAGGTCCTGGCCGCCGAGTTCGACGAGTTCGTTGAGCTACGGGGCCTGCTGACGGGCCGGGACGTGGCACGGCTGATCGGGCCGGAGGACGTACAGGAGTCGGCGGGGCTGCTGGAGCGCGGGAGCTGCGCGCTGCTGCTGGTGGTCGAACACGTGTGGGCCGAGGACGCGGCGATCGCCGTACGGGCGGCGGGCGGCCGGATCGTGGGTTCGGTCCGCATCCCGGTGGACCGGATCCCGGCCGATCCCCGGATGGGCGTGGCCTGA